A genomic window from Triticum urartu cultivar G1812 chromosome 7, Tu2.1, whole genome shotgun sequence includes:
- the LOC125521168 gene encoding protein MONOCULM 1-like, translating into MIGSLHSSSSSDTDNNNSNADLRNSSGEGERDAALLGGGGRALAAAPSTRDLVLACADLLQRGDLAAARRAAEILLSAASPRGDATDRLAYHFARALVLRVDSKAGLPFSPRPPAGTAPAPSGAYLAFNQIAPFLRFAHLTANQAILEAVEGSRRVHILDLDAAHGVQWPPLLQAIAERADPALGPPEVRITGAGADRDTLLRTGNRLRAFARSIHLPFHFTPLLLSCAASTHHVAGTSTTPSTAVSSLELHPDETLAVNCVLFLHKLGGQDELAAFLKWVKAMAPAVVTVAEREASGGGIDPIDELPRRVGVAMDHYLAVFEALEATVPPGSRERLAVEQEVLGREIEAAVGGAGGRWWRGLERWATAARGTGFAARPLSAFAVSQARLLLRLHYPSEGYLVQESRGACFLGWQTRPLLSVSAWQ; encoded by the coding sequence ATGATCGGCTCACTCCACTCTTCCTCGTCCTCCGACACcgacaacaacaacagcaacgcCGACCTCAGGAACAGCAGCGGCGAGGGCGAGCGCGACGCTGCCTTGCTGGGCGGCGGCGGGCGTGCGCTCGCGGCGGCCCCGTCCACGCGGGACCTCGTGCTGGCCTGCGCCGACCTGCTGCAGCGCGGGGACCTCGCCGCCGCGCGCCGAGCTGCCGAGATCCTCCTGTCCGCGGCGTCCCCGCGCGGCGACGCCACCGACCGCCTCGCGTACCACTTCGCGCGCGCGCTCGTGCTCCGCGTGGACTCCAAGGCCGGGCTGCCGTTCTCCCCGCGGCCACCTGCTGGGACAGCGCCGGCACCGTCCGGGGCGTACCTGGCGTTCAACCAGATCGCGCCGTTCCTGCGGTTCGCCCACCTGACGGCCAACCAGGCCATCCTCGAGGCAGTGGAGGGTTCGCGCCGCGTCCACATCCTCGATCTCGACGCGGCGCACGGCGTGCAGTGGCCGCCACTCCTCCAGGCGATCGCCGAACGAGCCGACCCGGCGCTCGGCCCGCCCGAGGTCCGCATCACCGGCGCTGGCGCCGACCGCGACACACTCCTTCGTACAGGCAACCGGCTACGCGCTTTCGCCCGCTCGATCCACCTCCCTTTCCACTTCACCCCGCTCCTCCTCTCCTGCGCCGCCAGCACGCACCACGTCGCCGGCACGAGCACCACCCCAAGCACCGCTGTCTCGAGCCTGGAGCTACATCCCGACGAGACGCTGGCCGTGAACTGCGTGCTGTTCTTGCACAAGCTCGGCGGGCAGGACGAGCTCGCAGCGTTCCTGAAGTGGGTGAAGGCCATGGCGCCCGCCGTGGTGACCGTTGCCGAAAGGGAGGCAAGCGGAGGAGGGATCGACCCCATCGACGAGCTCCCGCGCCGTGTTGGCGTGGCCATGGATCACTATTTGGCGGTGTTCGAGGCGCTTGAGGCGACGGTGCCGCCGGGGAGCCGGGAGAGGCTGGCGGTGGAGCAGGAGGTCCTCGGCAGGGAGATCGAGGCCGCGGTGGGGGGCGCAGGCGGGAGGTGGTGGCGCGGGCTCGAGCGGTGGGCTACCGCCGCACGCGGCACTGGGTTCGCCGCGCGGCCGCTCAGCGCGTTCGCCGTTTCGCAGGCACGGCTACTGCTGCGGCTGCACTACCCGTCGGAGGGATACCTGGTGCAGGAGTCCCGCGGCGCGTGCTTCCTCGGGTGGCAGACGCGGCCGCTGCTGTCAGTGTCGGCGTGGCAGTAG